In the genome of Raphanus sativus cultivar WK10039 unplaced genomic scaffold, ASM80110v3 Scaffold1494, whole genome shotgun sequence, one region contains:
- the LOC130504320 gene encoding MLP-like protein 31: protein MAQAMLKPSLQGEIEADVEIKAPATKFYHMFAVRPQDLPKASPENLKGCRVEEGETGKVGTLLTWNYVQDGKPMVAYQRIEAVEPKNNMIKYRVLEGDMMKKFKSFLCTIQVTPKQGGSGGVVKWRMEYERIDENVAPPESLLRVAVKTTKETDEMLLSNE from the exons ATGGCACAAGCGATGTTGAAGCCTTCTCTACAAGGAGAGATTGAGGCAGACGTTGAGATCAAAGCTCCAGCCACGAAGTTCTATCACATGTTCGCAGTGAGACCACAAGACTTGCCTAAAGCCAGTCCTGAAAACCTCAAGGGATGTCGTGTGGAAGAGGGAGAGACGGGCAAAGTTGGCACTCTCCTCACCTGGAACTATGTCCAGG ATGGCAAGCCAATGGTGGCCTATCAGAGGATCGAGGCAGTGGAACCGAAGAACAATATGATAAAGTATAGAGTACTAGAGGGAGATATGATGAAAAAGTTCAAGAGCTTCCTATGCACTATCCAGGTGACCCCGAAGCAAGGAGGATCTGGAGGTGTGGTGAAATGGCGCATGGAATACGAGAGGATTGACGAAAACGTGGCTCCCCCGGAGTCTCTGCTCCGAGTGGCTGTCAAAACGACCAAAGAAACCGACGAAATGCTTTTGTCTAATGAGTAG